A single region of the Mercenaria mercenaria strain notata chromosome 6, MADL_Memer_1, whole genome shotgun sequence genome encodes:
- the LOC123550445 gene encoding UPF0598 protein CG30010-like: MKNFTSCFKEKKFLDFFFKRLRLNETGRYMEDFPFLSPCGRERNFIRCDDRPIVYVHLADNQDKGTCDILSYGYPGSPTLNVPFQPEKICMLPETGRIYHPADPEVGGVGLIKSSIAIAISKYFEFGNGEENAPTHFTWNGEKYTLSNDLLSVINLDPAEAWTALHEERKP; encoded by the exons ATGAAAAATTTCACCTCATGTTTTAAAG aaaagaaatttttGGACTTCTTTTTCAAGAGACTGCGTTTGAATGAGACCGGAAGATATATGGAAGATTTCCCATTTTTGTCTCCCTGTGGCCGGGAGAGGAATTTTATTCGATGTGATGATAGACCTATAGTTTATGTGCATTTGGCAGACAACCAAGATAAAGGTACTTGCGATATTTTATCTTACGGTTATCCTGGAAGTCCAACTTTGAACGTTCCTTTCCAGCCGGAAAAGATATGTATGTTACCAGAAACTGGCCGTATATACCATCCAGCGGATCCGGAGGTTGGTGGCGTAGGTTTAATTAAATCAAGTATAGCTATCGCAATAAGTAAATACTTTGAATTCGGTAATGGTGAAGAAAATGCACCAACACATTTTACATGGAATGGAGAGAAATATACGTTAAGTAACGACTTGTTGTCTGTGATAAATTTAGATCCTGCTGAAGCTTGGACAGCTCTACATGAAGAAAGGAAACCATAA